A single genomic interval of Bacillus spongiae harbors:
- a CDS encoding 2-dehydropantoate 2-reductase, giving the protein MNIAIIGSGSIGLLYAAYLQEKHAVTLFTNRNGQANRLTSEGLTLQAFNDTKNISVKAYPMTSLMENKEFYDLVIVAVKQYHLSEVVPSLRNLPKQTSLLFLQNGMGHLELLHTLENTTIFVGTVSHGAYRLDDTSVSHRGLGSTNIALFKGKKEPVFSKLTMMGASFSFEFKEEYYLLLLEKLVINSVINPLTAIFKITNGELFHNEHFCSIAKSLYEELETVYQNLSVVCPFEQIKEIGKKTGHNRSSMLSDIENGRQTEIDAILGYTLSIAEKQNNRLSLVPLLYKGIKGEELRGRKQSG; this is encoded by the coding sequence TTGAATATTGCAATTATTGGGTCAGGATCTATCGGATTACTATATGCAGCTTATTTGCAGGAAAAACACGCTGTTACGCTATTCACTAATAGAAATGGTCAAGCGAATAGGCTGACAAGTGAAGGGCTTACCTTACAAGCATTTAATGATACAAAAAATATTAGTGTGAAAGCCTATCCGATGACAAGTTTGATGGAGAATAAAGAGTTTTATGATCTTGTAATTGTCGCGGTTAAACAGTACCATCTATCTGAAGTAGTTCCCTCCCTAAGGAATCTCCCGAAGCAGACTTCGCTTCTTTTTCTCCAAAATGGTATGGGGCACCTTGAATTACTTCATACTTTAGAAAATACGACCATCTTTGTTGGAACAGTTAGTCATGGTGCATACAGGTTAGATGATACGTCGGTTTCTCACCGAGGTTTAGGTTCTACGAATATAGCGCTATTTAAAGGCAAAAAAGAACCTGTATTTTCAAAGTTAACAATGATGGGGGCATCGTTTTCATTTGAATTTAAAGAAGAGTATTATTTACTGTTACTTGAAAAACTAGTGATTAATTCGGTTATTAACCCATTGACGGCAATTTTTAAAATAACAAATGGTGAATTATTTCATAATGAACATTTTTGTTCAATCGCAAAATCATTATATGAAGAACTTGAGACGGTTTATCAAAATCTTTCCGTTGTTTGTCCATTCGAGCAGATCAAGGAGATTGGGAAAAAAACAGGGCATAATCGTTCATCCATGCTTTCGGATATTGAAAATGGAAGACAAACAGAAATTGATGCGATATTAGGTTATACGCTTTCTATTGCAGAAAAACAAAATAACCGTCTGAGCTTAGTCCCGCTACTATACAAAGGCATTAAAGGGGAGGAATTAAGAGGGAGGAAACAAAGTGGCTAA
- the bshC gene encoding bacillithiol biosynthesis cysteine-adding enzyme BshC: MELEKFSIPATNRFASLYLQQQQPVTDYFHYQITDSDVYRKRVNDLQKRTFQREKLVECIDQYMERFPRSEKVEESLLKLKHDGVVVIGGQQAGLLTGPLYSVHKIISIIALANQQERELGVPVIPVFWIAGEDHDYQEINHVFAFDEGKVNKLSYQEKNVDKQMVSGMSFDKDKMNTWIRSVFESFGETVHTKKLLAMVERAVQSSMTIVDLFSYIVMEMFKDYGLLIIDSADSSLRQIERPFFQQLLEKNETITKNLLFQQETIKVDGFEPMIDATEFSMNLFIQHNGERMLLERTEEGAKSKGAKKRWSIYELNNTLRSAPESFSNNVVTRPMMQEWLFPTLAFIAGPGEIAYWGELKKSFECMGLKMPPIIPRQNITILERDIEKLLGEFNETPEKVIQHGLLQEKNAFISSLKDESLHDAIHGVKEKLISQYGDITNLTETHDKGLMPLVEKNLAFHLKQLQFLEERIVKSNLLKETISIKKYDRVIASLQPNGVPQERIWNVFYYLNKHGLHFIHELTSLSYSWDGRHNLVKM, encoded by the coding sequence ATGGAACTGGAAAAGTTCTCGATTCCGGCTACAAATCGCTTCGCGTCTTTATATCTTCAACAACAACAACCTGTTACGGACTATTTTCATTATCAGATTACAGACTCTGATGTTTATCGAAAAAGAGTGAATGATCTTCAAAAGCGCACATTCCAACGGGAGAAGCTTGTTGAATGTATTGATCAATATATGGAACGTTTTCCTAGATCAGAGAAGGTAGAGGAATCGCTATTAAAATTAAAACACGACGGGGTTGTAGTAATTGGCGGACAACAAGCAGGTTTATTAACAGGCCCACTATATTCAGTACATAAGATAATATCTATCATTGCATTAGCTAATCAACAAGAAAGAGAGTTAGGAGTTCCGGTTATTCCTGTATTTTGGATTGCAGGAGAGGACCATGACTATCAAGAAATCAATCATGTGTTTGCATTTGATGAAGGAAAGGTAAATAAACTATCCTATCAAGAAAAAAATGTTGATAAACAAATGGTGTCAGGAATGTCTTTTGATAAAGATAAGATGAACACATGGATTCGATCTGTCTTTGAATCTTTCGGAGAGACTGTTCATACTAAAAAATTGTTAGCGATGGTCGAACGTGCAGTGCAGTCATCAATGACGATTGTAGACCTATTTAGTTACATTGTTATGGAGATGTTTAAAGACTATGGACTATTAATTATTGATTCAGCGGATTCATCTCTTCGTCAAATCGAAAGGCCATTTTTTCAACAGTTATTAGAAAAAAATGAAACCATCACGAAAAATTTACTGTTTCAACAAGAAACTATAAAAGTTGATGGATTTGAACCTATGATTGATGCAACTGAGTTTAGTATGAATTTATTTATTCAGCATAACGGTGAAAGAATGTTATTAGAGAGAACAGAAGAGGGTGCGAAAAGTAAGGGTGCAAAAAAACGTTGGAGTATTTATGAGCTCAACAATACTTTACGATCAGCACCTGAGTCGTTCAGCAATAATGTGGTGACAAGACCGATGATGCAAGAATGGCTTTTTCCGACGCTAGCATTTATTGCTGGACCTGGAGAAATCGCCTATTGGGGAGAGTTAAAGAAAAGCTTTGAATGCATGGGGCTGAAGATGCCTCCAATTATTCCTAGACAAAATATTACCATATTAGAAAGGGATATAGAAAAGCTTCTTGGAGAATTCAATGAGACTCCCGAGAAGGTCATTCAGCATGGGCTATTACAAGAAAAAAACGCCTTTATCAGCAGTTTAAAAGATGAAAGCTTACATGATGCAATACACGGGGTGAAAGAAAAATTAATTTCTCAATATGGTGATATTACAAATTTAACAGAAACGCATGATAAAGGCCTCATGCCTCTTGTTGAGAAAAATTTAGCTTTTCATCTGAAGCAACTTCAATTTTTAGAAGAGCGCATTGTGAAAAGTAATCTGTTAAAAGAAACGATAAGTATAAAAAAATACGATCGAGTGATTGCATCATTACAACCAAATGGGGTACCACAAGAGCGAATTTGGAATGTGTTTTATTATTTAAACAAACA
- a CDS encoding acyl-CoA carboxylase subunit beta: protein MTLNEKREQVKAGGHEKYHEKLKAQNKLFVRDRLQLLFDDGEYEEDGIFANFQEGDLPADGVVTAIGKVNGQTVCVMANDSTVKAGSWGSRTVEKIIRIQETALKLKVPMYYLVDSAGARITDQLEMFPNRRGAGRIFHNQVKMSGMVPQICLLFGPSAAGGAYIPAFCDIVIMVEGNASMYLGSPRMAEKVIGEKVTLEEMGGARMHCSVSGCGDVLVQSEEEGIQSARKYLSYFPMNFQKKTTDIPGVSPKSGRSLESIIPKHQNAPFDMYECIDSLIDEGSFFEIKRLFAPELITGLARLNGKVIGIIANQPKIKGGVLFPDSADKAAKFITLCDAFHIPLLFLADVPGFMIGTKVERAGIIRHGAKLVAAMSSATVPKISVVVRKAYGAGLYAMAGPAFEPDCCIALPTAQIAVMGPEAAVNAVYSNKIEAIEDPKEKIQFVQEKQREYQEHIDVYKLASELIIDEVVDPNELRKVLERRFTFYSSKEVSFSERKHPVYPV, encoded by the coding sequence ATGACGCTTAATGAAAAAAGAGAACAAGTTAAAGCAGGAGGACACGAGAAATATCATGAGAAGTTAAAGGCTCAAAATAAACTATTTGTGAGAGACCGTCTTCAGCTTCTATTTGATGATGGTGAATACGAAGAGGATGGGATCTTCGCCAATTTTCAGGAGGGAGATTTGCCTGCTGACGGAGTGGTGACGGCCATTGGGAAGGTAAATGGTCAAACAGTGTGTGTAATGGCGAATGACTCGACTGTAAAAGCTGGGTCATGGGGATCCAGAACGGTTGAAAAAATTATTCGCATTCAAGAAACTGCTCTAAAACTGAAAGTTCCGATGTATTATTTAGTGGATTCCGCGGGAGCTCGGATCACGGACCAGCTAGAAATGTTTCCAAATCGAAGAGGAGCGGGAAGAATTTTTCACAACCAAGTGAAAATGTCAGGTATGGTTCCTCAAATTTGTTTATTATTTGGTCCTTCTGCTGCCGGAGGTGCTTACATTCCAGCCTTTTGTGACATTGTCATAATGGTTGAAGGGAATGCTTCTATGTACTTAGGTTCACCAAGAATGGCTGAGAAGGTAATTGGTGAAAAAGTCACGCTTGAAGAAATGGGTGGGGCGAGAATGCACTGCTCAGTGAGTGGATGTGGAGACGTTCTCGTTCAATCGGAGGAAGAAGGAATTCAATCAGCTAGAAAATACCTATCATACTTTCCAATGAATTTCCAAAAAAAGACCACAGATATCCCGGGTGTATCTCCTAAAAGTGGGAGATCACTAGAATCAATTATTCCAAAGCATCAAAACGCACCATTTGATATGTATGAATGCATTGATTCTCTTATTGATGAGGGGAGCTTCTTTGAAATTAAACGGTTGTTTGCTCCAGAACTTATCACGGGTCTAGCTCGGTTAAACGGGAAAGTTATCGGAATTATTGCCAATCAGCCAAAAATTAAAGGAGGCGTTTTATTCCCGGACTCAGCTGACAAAGCAGCAAAATTCATTACTTTATGTGATGCATTTCATATTCCATTACTCTTCTTAGCAGATGTTCCTGGTTTTATGATCGGAACGAAAGTTGAAAGAGCGGGAATTATTCGTCATGGAGCAAAGCTTGTTGCAGCAATGAGCTCGGCTACGGTACCGAAAATATCTGTTGTTGTGCGCAAAGCTTATGGAGCGGGCTTGTATGCTATGGCTGGCCCTGCATTTGAGCCAGACTGCTGTATTGCTCTTCCAACAGCTCAAATAGCTGTTATGGGGCCAGAAGCGGCTGTAAATGCGGTATATTCTAATAAAATTGAAGCAATAGAAGACCCTAAGGAAAAAATTCAATTTGTTCAGGAAAAACAACGAGAATATCAAGAGCATATTGATGTGTATAAACTAGCTTCAGAGCTTATTATTGATGAAGTCGTAGATCCAAATGAGTTAAGAAAGGTACTTGAACGTCGCTTTACCTTCTATTCTTCCAAAGAAGTGTCATTTAGTGAACGTAAACATCCTGTTTATCCTGTTTAA
- a CDS encoding biotin/lipoyl-containing protein: MNEVTSSMAGTVLDITVNTGEQVTSAQEVLKLESMKMEIPIESGINGTVREIKVNIGDFVNEGDVLVLIED, translated from the coding sequence ATGAATGAAGTTACATCGTCTATGGCTGGAACAGTATTGGACATCACGGTTAATACAGGAGAACAAGTAACTAGTGCACAAGAAGTATTAAAGCTGGAATCCATGAAAATGGAAATACCAATTGAATCGGGGATCAATGGTACCGTTCGTGAAATCAAAGTAAATATTGGTGACTTTGTAAATGAAGGGGACGTTTTAGTGTTAATAGAGGATTAG
- a CDS encoding DUF3397 domain-containing protein, whose translation MANVLSSIGAVFVTIPLVGYFIVFIIVKQLSKQHRLAVSFAIDITTLLLLFAVHFIILTIWEQSFFWLIFLFMLIMGVGFILLYWKVKGEIIYSKIIKGFWRMNFLVLSFAYVTLLLFGLIYRLLTTI comes from the coding sequence GTGGCTAATGTTTTATCATCGATTGGAGCGGTTTTCGTAACCATCCCTTTAGTTGGATATTTTATTGTTTTTATTATTGTGAAGCAACTTTCAAAGCAACACCGTCTTGCAGTTAGTTTCGCAATTGATATTACGACGCTCCTTTTATTATTTGCTGTTCATTTTATTATTCTGACAATATGGGAACAATCTTTTTTTTGGTTAATCTTCCTCTTCATGCTAATAATGGGAGTCGGCTTTATCCTTTTATACTGGAAGGTAAAGGGTGAAATCATTTATTCAAAAATTATAAAAGGGTTCTGGAGAATGAATTTTTTAGTTTTGAGTTTTGCTTATGTGACATTACTACTCTTTGGTCTTATTTACCGTCTGCTCACAACAATATAA